The following proteins are co-located in the Fusobacteria bacterium ZRK30 genome:
- the speB gene encoding agmatinase codes for MRNKNISTFIGFDNEYHESKIVVFGAPFDGTTSFRPGTRFAPEVMRRESYGLETYSPYLEKDLENYNVFDGGDLEFSFGNPKSTLDSIYRYAEKILKDDKVPFMVGGEHLVSYGTIKAVHEKYPDLHVIHLDAHADLRDDYMGEKFSHASVLRRCWDILGDGKIYQFGIRSGNKEEFLWAKDHTYMEKFGIDTLAEITEKLKDVPVYITIDLDILDPSIFSGTGTPEPGGLTFNEIVKGIKEFEKLNVVGGDIVELSPNYDTSGASTATACKVLREVILTMV; via the coding sequence TTGAGAAATAAAAATATTTCTACTTTTATTGGATTTGATAATGAATACCACGAATCCAAAATAGTAGTGTTTGGTGCTCCCTTTGATGGAACCACATCTTTTCGACCTGGCACCAGGTTTGCTCCAGAAGTAATGAGGAGAGAATCTTACGGATTGGAAACTTACAGCCCTTATTTAGAAAAAGATTTAGAAAATTATAATGTTTTTGATGGAGGGGATTTAGAGTTTTCATTTGGAAATCCAAAGAGTACTTTAGACAGCATATATAGATATGCAGAAAAAATATTAAAAGATGATAAAGTTCCATTTATGGTAGGAGGGGAACATCTGGTTTCCTATGGAACAATAAAGGCTGTACATGAGAAATATCCTGATCTTCATGTTATTCATCTGGATGCGCACGCAGATCTGAGAGATGACTATATGGGAGAGAAATTTTCCCATGCTTCGGTATTAAGAAGGTGCTGGGATATTTTAGGAGATGGAAAGATCTATCAATTTGGCATTAGATCCGGAAACAAGGAAGAATTCTTATGGGCCAAAGATCATACCTATATGGAAAAATTTGGTATAGATACCTTAGCCGAGATAACAGAAAAATTAAAGGATGTTCCAGTATATATAACTATTGATCTAGATATTCTGGACCCCTCTATCTTTTCGGGAACTGGTACACCAGAACCGGGAGGACTGACATTCAATGAGATTGTAAAGGGGATAAAAGAATTTGAAAAATTAAATGTTGTAGGAGGAGACATAGTAGAGCTATCTCCTAACTACGATACAAGTGGAGCTTCTACAGCAACAGCTTGTAAAGTTTTAAGAGAAGTAATCCTAACTATGGTATAA
- a CDS encoding ABC transporter permease, with product MNKKNFSLNMFILTLIFLYLPLVVLIVQSFNSGKGVAWDGFSLKWYDELFNHSARLWKSFRYSILIALTSSVISTAIGTLGAISLQWYSFKHKKYLRVISYLPLVLPDIIMGVSLLILFTSIKFKLGLMTIFLAHTTFNIPFVLFIVLSRLHDFDYSIVEAAYDLGATEKQALTKVILPNLMPGIISGLLMSITLSLDDFVITFFVAGPGSSTLPLHIYSMIKFGVSPIINALSVILIAGTIALAMSTKKIQKYMVS from the coding sequence ATGAATAAAAAGAATTTTTCATTGAATATGTTTATATTAACTTTAATATTTTTATACCTTCCCCTGGTAGTTCTTATTGTTCAATCTTTTAATTCTGGTAAGGGAGTAGCCTGGGATGGGTTTTCTCTTAAGTGGTATGATGAATTATTCAATCACTCTGCCAGATTATGGAAATCGTTTAGGTACAGTATTTTAATTGCGTTAACTTCATCTGTTATATCTACAGCAATAGGGACTTTAGGAGCAATCTCATTGCAGTGGTATAGTTTTAAACATAAAAAATATCTTCGGGTAATATCCTATCTGCCCTTAGTTCTGCCGGATATAATAATGGGTGTATCATTATTAATTTTATTTACCAGTATAAAGTTTAAATTGGGACTAATGACTATATTTTTAGCCCATACAACATTTAATATCCCCTTTGTATTGTTTATTGTGTTGTCGAGGTTACATGATTTTGATTATTCTATAGTAGAAGCGGCATATGATCTTGGGGCTACTGAAAAGCAAGCTCTTACCAAGGTAATATTACCTAACCTTATGCCAGGGATAATATCCGGACTTTTAATGTCTATTACCCTGTCATTGGATGACTTTGTAATAACGTTTTTTGTAGCAGGACCGGGTTCTTCTACCCTGCCGCTGCATATCTACTCAATGATTAAGTTTGGGGTTTCACCAATTATAAATGCACTTTCAGTGATATTGATTGCAGGAACAATAGCACTGGCTATGTCAACGAAAAAGATACAAAAATATATGGTAAGTTAA
- a CDS encoding amidohydrolase, whose amino-acid sequence MDSNKILELAKKISPWLSKVRGDFHMYPELGMQEFRTQRKICEYLDEFGILHKKMAKTGVAGEIKGKNAFKTIALRADIDALPILEKNEVSYKSKNHGVMHACGHDAHTTILLGVAKILSEQKDELGVNVRFIFQPAEETVGGAEPMIKEGVLEGVDAIFGLHVSSLIEKGSVEYRYKQMNASSDSIEIEVQGRSAHGAYPGEGVDAIVITAQLITAMQAIVSRIDARDSAVLTMGMIEGGSAPNIIADSVKLMGTLRTLDPEVRKLVKEKLKVLVDTLPVSMGGKGILKIGKGYSSLINDDNMVELIKRNATDILGIESVLEKEKANMGVEDFGYYLEKIPGVFFYLGVKNEKKGITASAHNECFDIDEEALHLGVAIQILNVLSV is encoded by the coding sequence ATGGACAGCAATAAAATTTTAGAATTAGCTAAAAAGATATCTCCCTGGCTTTCTAAAGTCAGGGGAGACTTTCATATGTATCCGGAGCTGGGAATGCAGGAGTTTCGTACCCAGAGAAAAATTTGTGAATATTTAGATGAATTTGGGATATTGCATAAAAAGATGGCAAAAACAGGGGTAGCAGGAGAGATAAAGGGGAAAAATGCGTTTAAGACTATAGCTCTTCGAGCTGATATTGATGCTCTGCCTATTTTGGAAAAAAATGAAGTTTCTTACAAATCTAAAAACCATGGAGTTATGCATGCCTGCGGTCATGATGCACATACCACTATCCTTTTGGGGGTAGCTAAAATACTCAGTGAACAAAAAGATGAATTAGGAGTAAATGTAAGATTTATATTTCAGCCTGCAGAAGAAACTGTAGGAGGAGCAGAGCCTATGATTAAAGAGGGAGTTTTAGAAGGTGTAGATGCTATATTTGGATTACATGTGAGTTCTCTGATAGAAAAAGGAAGTGTGGAATACAGGTATAAGCAGATGAATGCTTCTTCAGACAGTATAGAGATAGAGGTTCAGGGAAGGTCTGCTCATGGGGCTTATCCTGGAGAGGGCGTAGACGCAATTGTCATAACAGCACAATTGATAACAGCTATGCAAGCCATAGTCAGCCGGATAGATGCCAGAGACAGTGCAGTGTTGACCATGGGGATGATTGAGGGAGGGAGTGCACCTAATATCATAGCAGATTCTGTAAAATTAATGGGAACGTTAAGGACTTTGGATCCTGAAGTAAGAAAATTAGTTAAAGAAAAATTAAAAGTTTTAGTGGATACCCTGCCTGTTTCCATGGGTGGAAAGGGAATACTAAAGATTGGGAAAGGGTATTCTTCCCTTATCAACGATGATAATATGGTAGAGTTGATCAAGAGAAATGCCACGGATATTTTAGGGATAGAGAGTGTCCTGGAAAAAGAAAAAGCTAATATGGGTGTGGAAGATTTTGGATATTATTTAGAAAAGATACCGGGAGTGTTTTTTTATCTGGGAGTAAAAAATGAAAAAAAAGGGATAACGGCATCAGCTCATAATGAGTGTTTTGATATAGATGAGGAAGCATTGCATCTAGGGGTTGCTATTCAGATTTTAAATGTCTTATCGGTATAA
- a CDS encoding ABC transporter permease, which yields MKNQRSGLVYSTPITLWLTLLFVAPTLIVVIYSFLKKGIYGGVEWIFSVDGYNFFSSSYFLKVVWNTVEISVIATVITVLIAIPTALYIATSKYKNFLLFLIIIPFWTNFLIRIYSWIALLGNNGLLNNLLIKLGFEPHQFIYNKFAVILVSVYAYLPYAILPLYSAIEKFDFAIIDAARDLGASKMKAYIKTFLPNIKPGVITATLFTFIPALGSYAIPKLVGGNDSQMLGNIIARELTITRNWPKAAAISTILTIITVVFIVILSKYDKDHKGGKV from the coding sequence ATGAAAAATCAGAGAAGCGGTTTGGTTTATTCAACTCCGATCACCCTTTGGCTGACCTTATTGTTTGTAGCTCCTACATTAATAGTAGTAATTTACAGCTTTTTAAAAAAAGGGATTTATGGAGGAGTGGAATGGATATTTTCCGTAGATGGATACAATTTTTTCAGCAGTTCATACTTTTTAAAAGTAGTCTGGAATACGGTGGAGATATCTGTGATTGCAACTGTAATTACAGTCTTAATAGCTATACCAACAGCTCTTTATATAGCCACATCTAAGTATAAAAACTTTTTATTGTTTCTAATAATAATTCCATTTTGGACAAATTTTTTGATAAGGATCTATTCCTGGATAGCTCTCCTTGGAAATAATGGTCTGTTAAATAATCTTTTGATAAAACTGGGGTTTGAACCCCATCAATTTATCTATAATAAGTTTGCAGTAATATTGGTAAGTGTCTATGCGTATCTGCCATATGCTATTTTACCTCTGTATTCTGCCATAGAAAAATTTGATTTTGCAATAATTGATGCAGCAAGAGATTTAGGGGCGAGCAAGATGAAAGCTTATATTAAAACGTTTTTACCCAACATAAAACCGGGAGTTATAACCGCTACATTATTTACATTCATACCGGCCTTGGGATCTTATGCTATTCCAAAATTAGTCGGGGGAAATGATTCTCAAATGCTGGGAAATATCATAGCCAGAGAACTTACAATTACTCGAAACTGGCCTAAAGCTGCAGCTATTTCAACAATTTTAACAATAATAACGGTTGTTTTTATTGTTATTTTATCAAAATATGACAAGGATCATAAGGGAGGGAAGGTATAG
- a CDS encoding XRE family transcriptional regulator: protein MDIGKKIKRLRQEKFLTQDELAMRCELSKGFISQVERDLTSPSITTLIDILEGLGTNLRDFFNEDEDEKIVFKKEDVFENIDEELKYKIEWIVPNAQKNQMEPILITIEEGGRYKEELPHEGEEFGYVLSGTVLIHLGEKTYKARKGESFYYKSRKNHYISNAGKNIVKVLWVSNPPAF, encoded by the coding sequence ATGGATATAGGCAAAAAAATTAAAAGACTGAGACAGGAAAAATTTCTCACTCAAGATGAGTTAGCTATGAGATGTGAACTATCCAAAGGTTTTATATCCCAAGTAGAAAGAGATCTTACATCTCCATCTATCACTACCCTAATAGACATATTAGAGGGATTGGGCACCAACCTTCGAGATTTTTTTAATGAGGATGAAGATGAAAAAATCGTCTTTAAAAAGGAAGATGTCTTTGAGAATATCGATGAAGAGTTAAAATATAAGATCGAATGGATTGTTCCCAATGCACAGAAAAATCAAATGGAACCTATTCTTATAACCATAGAAGAGGGAGGAAGGTATAAGGAGGAGCTCCCCCACGAAGGAGAGGAGTTTGGATACGTACTGAGCGGTACCGTATTGATTCACTTAGGAGAAAAAACATACAAGGCCCGTAAAGGGGAGTCATTTTACTATAAATCTAGAAAAAATCACTACATTTCCAATGCAGGAAAAAATATAGTTAAAGTTTTATGGGTATCCAATCCGCCGGCATTTTAA
- the speE gene encoding polyamine aminopropyltransferase, whose amino-acid sequence MLDLWYTENWTENTKFSIKVKEHLHSEMSKFQKIDFFDSEEYGKFFTLDGLMMVTEKDEFIYHDMITHVAMATNPKVKKVLVIGAGDGGTVRELTRYKNIEKIDMVEIDERVVRLSQQFLPVTAEKLEDPRVTMYFEDGLKFVEEAETGKYDLILVDSTDPISVGEGLFTTEFYNNCFRVLGEEGILINQHESPYFEKFSKEMQKAHRKILDTFPIAKVYQFHQPTYPSGHWLFGFASKKFDPIKDHNPEEWEKLNIKTRYYNSELHRGCFALPNYVKEMLEIEK is encoded by the coding sequence ATGTTAGATTTATGGTATACAGAAAATTGGACTGAGAATACAAAGTTCTCTATTAAGGTAAAAGAACACCTTCACAGCGAGATGAGTAAATTCCAAAAGATAGATTTTTTTGATTCGGAAGAATATGGTAAGTTTTTTACTTTAGACGGACTTATGATGGTCACAGAAAAAGATGAATTTATCTATCATGATATGATTACCCATGTAGCTATGGCAACCAATCCAAAGGTAAAAAAAGTATTGGTAATTGGTGCTGGTGACGGCGGAACTGTAAGAGAACTTACTAGGTATAAAAATATAGAAAAGATAGATATGGTAGAAATAGATGAAAGGGTAGTAAGGTTATCCCAGCAATTTCTACCAGTTACAGCTGAGAAATTAGAAGATCCTAGAGTAACTATGTATTTTGAAGATGGATTAAAATTTGTAGAAGAGGCAGAGACAGGGAAATATGATCTGATTTTAGTGGATTCTACCGACCCAATATCTGTAGGTGAGGGATTATTTACAACAGAATTTTATAACAATTGCTTCAGAGTATTAGGAGAGGAAGGAATCTTAATAAATCAGCATGAATCTCCATATTTTGAAAAGTTCTCAAAAGAGATGCAGAAAGCTCATAGAAAAATATTGGATACTTTTCCAATAGCTAAAGTATATCAATTTCATCAACCTACTTATCCTTCAGGACACTGGTTATTTGGATTTGCTTCTAAAAAATTCGACCCTATAAAGGATCATAACCCGGAAGAATGGGAAAAATTAAATATAAAAACTAGATATTATAATTCAGAGCTGCACAGAGGATGTTTTGCTCTACCGAATTATGTTAAGGAGATGTTAGAGATTGAGAAATAA
- a CDS encoding ABC transporter ATP-binding protein: protein MKQGNIKIDSISKSFDGVEVLKNISFEIKGGEFFSILGGSGCGKTTLLRMIAGFIEADGGAIYLGKDNITHLSPDKRDVNTIFQTYALFPHLTIYENIAFPLRLKKIKEAEVDREVKKYLEMVKLSEHANKYSTQLSGGQKQRVAIARALINKPKVLLLDEPLSALDAKLRQHMLIELDNIHEEVGITFVFVTHDQQEALSVSDRIAVMKDGEVLQIGTPSEIYESPANAYIANFIGETNFIEGEVVEIEGEFGYLESSDYGRIKFELDKEVMVGNSVQLTIRPEKVKISKSKPRYLDDNDNILKGKIEEVIYSGFQSKFFVTVGDKLFSAFKQHVDFFEEDAETIHWKDEVYVIWDSADSFLLEVM from the coding sequence ATGAAACAAGGAAATATAAAAATTGATTCTATATCTAAGTCTTTTGACGGAGTAGAAGTATTAAAAAATATTAGTTTTGAGATTAAAGGTGGAGAGTTTTTTTCTATTTTAGGAGGATCCGGATGTGGTAAAACTACTCTTCTTAGGATGATAGCAGGATTTATAGAAGCTGATGGAGGTGCAATCTATCTGGGGAAAGATAATATCACTCATCTGAGCCCGGACAAGAGAGATGTTAATACGATATTTCAGACCTATGCACTGTTTCCTCACCTTACAATTTATGAGAATATAGCATTCCCATTGCGGCTAAAAAAAATAAAGGAAGCAGAGGTAGATAGAGAGGTAAAAAAATATTTAGAGATGGTGAAACTCTCTGAACATGCAAATAAATATTCAACTCAACTTTCAGGGGGACAAAAGCAAAGGGTTGCTATAGCCCGTGCATTGATAAACAAACCGAAGGTTCTGCTTTTGGATGAACCCCTGTCTGCATTGGATGCAAAACTCAGACAGCATATGCTGATAGAGCTAGACAATATCCATGAGGAGGTAGGAATTACATTTGTATTTGTTACCCATGACCAGCAGGAAGCCCTCAGTGTATCCGATAGGATTGCAGTGATGAAGGATGGAGAGGTCCTCCAGATAGGAACTCCCAGCGAGATCTATGAGAGTCCGGCCAATGCATATATAGCTAACTTTATCGGTGAAACCAACTTTATAGAGGGTGAAGTCGTTGAGATAGAGGGTGAATTCGGATACCTGGAATCATCGGATTATGGAAGGATAAAATTTGAACTAGACAAGGAAGTTATGGTAGGGAACTCTGTACAATTAACCATCAGACCTGAAAAAGTAAAGATATCTAAATCAAAACCTAGATATTTAGATGACAACGACAATATATTAAAAGGAAAGATCGAGGAGGTTATCTACTCAGGATTTCAGAGTAAGTTCTTTGTAACTGTAGGAGATAAGCTGTTCAGTGCATTTAAACAGCATGTGGATTTCTTTGAGGAAGATGCAGAAACTATCCATTGGAAAGATGAGGTCTATGTTATTTGGGATTCAGCTGACAGCTTCCTCTTAGAGGTGATGTAG
- the dacB gene encoding D-alanyl-D-alanine carboxypeptidase/D-alanyl-D-alanine-endopeptidase, translating to MKNILKKLIVLIILVSIISCRSAETPTVSIRSRTEAVVSDFRKLPKIESASLGIKVMNLETNKTLFELNSDKSLVPASNMKLLTTGAALEVLGADYRFKTTLVYDGQIGEDGTLNGNIYIIGGGDPTLGSKYLAAKNPERVTAEEKKKQLEFLNIWVEKVKTMGIKKINGQIVADCSYYPETTLSQTWEWGDLRYTFASKPSGLTFLDNSIRLTLRKEDKNIRASVSPLWVNTVVTNRVVGDDKRPSKITLVVPPYSNEIIALGTMNRPIISYNTVMQDPASALGAIFSETLERDGIENDGSRLKNRDETVENKKNIIYTQYSPKLEEIIGYMNKYSVNLFAEHLKMEVEKKLRRKNKEVKGNKAETMKGYWSRRVSARGLYIYDGSGLSRYDGVTPDTVVEVLKYMNKSNDFLSFYNSLAEPGKGGTFKKFKEKTVLVDNLHGKSGTLTGIKSYGGYIYNIDGDLLAFSIIINHHGMNGTGISKKLEQVMESIYYLK from the coding sequence ATGAAAAACATATTAAAAAAATTGATTGTATTGATAATTTTAGTGTCTATAATTTCGTGCAGGAGTGCCGAGACCCCAACTGTTTCAATAAGATCTAGGACAGAAGCAGTGGTAAGTGATTTTAGGAAACTGCCAAAAATAGAAAGTGCCAGCCTGGGGATAAAAGTTATGAACTTAGAAACCAATAAAACTTTATTTGAATTAAATTCTGACAAATCCCTGGTACCGGCTTCTAATATGAAATTATTGACTACAGGAGCAGCACTAGAAGTTTTAGGGGCAGATTATAGGTTTAAAACTACATTAGTCTATGACGGACAAATTGGGGAAGATGGAACTTTAAATGGAAATATCTATATTATTGGCGGGGGAGATCCTACTTTGGGGTCTAAATATCTGGCTGCAAAAAATCCTGAAAGGGTAACAGCAGAGGAAAAAAAGAAACAACTGGAATTTTTAAATATCTGGGTAGAAAAAGTAAAAACTATGGGGATAAAAAAAATTAATGGTCAGATAGTTGCTGATTGTTCTTATTATCCTGAAACAACCCTGTCTCAAACTTGGGAATGGGGGGATCTGAGGTATACCTTTGCTTCAAAGCCCAGCGGACTTACTTTTTTGGATAATAGTATCAGACTGACACTCCGAAAGGAAGATAAAAATATCAGGGCAAGTGTGTCTCCTTTATGGGTTAATACTGTGGTAACTAATAGAGTTGTAGGAGATGATAAAAGACCGTCTAAAATAACATTGGTAGTACCTCCCTACAGCAATGAAATAATTGCATTGGGAACCATGAATAGACCTATAATTTCATATAATACAGTGATGCAGGATCCGGCTTCTGCTTTAGGGGCAATATTTTCTGAAACTTTAGAACGGGATGGTATAGAAAATGATGGAAGCAGATTGAAGAATAGAGATGAAACAGTAGAAAATAAAAAAAATATTATTTATACCCAGTATTCTCCTAAATTAGAGGAGATCATAGGTTATATGAATAAGTACAGTGTAAATTTATTTGCAGAGCACCTAAAGATGGAGGTGGAGAAAAAGTTAAGGAGAAAAAATAAAGAGGTAAAGGGAAACAAGGCTGAAACGATGAAGGGATACTGGAGTAGACGTGTATCTGCAAGGGGGCTCTATATATACGATGGAAGCGGATTATCCCGTTACGATGGAGTGACTCCTGATACTGTAGTAGAGGTCTTGAAATATATGAATAAATCTAATGATTTTTTGAGTTTTTATAATTCTTTAGCTGAGCCTGGAAAGGGTGGAACCTTTAAAAAATTTAAAGAAAAGACGGTCTTAGTGGATAATCTCCATGGAAAAAGCGGAACTCTTACAGGAATAAAATCCTATGGGGGATATATTTATAATATTGATGGAGATCTCCTGGCCTTTTCTATAATAATAAATCATCACGGGATGAACGGCACTGGAATATCTAAAAAATTAGAGCAAGTAATGGAGAGTATCTATTATCTGAAATAA
- a CDS encoding aminotransferase class I/II-fold pyridoxal phosphate-dependent enzyme yields the protein MQKKTPLFDALKNYHKTEIVSFDVPGHKKRFQNEFSDYIGHKIIELDTNSMKELDILNNPTGVIREAHQLMAHAYNADEAFFLVNGTTSGIQTMVMSACNPGDKIILPRNVHKSAINALILSGATPVYIDPEVDETLGISLGVCIEKIKEAVIKDPDIKAVFIINPTYYGAVSDLKEIIKFCHKKEIVVLVDEAHGAHFPFHDNFPKNAMALGADMSAISIHKTGGSLTQSSVLLLKGGLIDQQRVKKMLNLTQTTSASYLLMTSLDVARKTLVTEGKGIFTNLLDMISKFREELNFIPGIRCFKSILSDKLYDFDETKIGINLHGLGLTGFEGYDILREKYNIQMELADTHNILGIASIGDLWEDYQKLIDALKEMAKDHKGNNKTIDFNELESPELVVSPRDAFYSETESISLEKAIGKVSGESIMVYPPGIPLLIQGERITKDLIDHIYFLKEQKAVITGMNDKTLNNISILKGE from the coding sequence ATGCAAAAAAAGACACCACTCTTCGACGCATTAAAAAACTATCATAAAACAGAGATAGTATCTTTTGATGTTCCGGGACATAAAAAAAGGTTTCAAAATGAATTTTCAGATTATATAGGTCATAAAATAATAGAATTAGACACCAATTCCATGAAGGAACTGGATATACTAAATAACCCAACCGGGGTAATAAGGGAAGCACATCAATTAATGGCTCATGCTTATAATGCAGATGAAGCTTTTTTTCTGGTCAATGGAACAACTTCCGGAATACAGACAATGGTTATGAGTGCCTGCAATCCCGGGGATAAAATAATCCTTCCTAGAAATGTTCATAAAAGTGCTATCAATGCACTTATTCTAAGTGGAGCTACTCCAGTCTATATAGACCCTGAAGTAGATGAAACTCTGGGAATAAGTTTAGGTGTATGTATAGAAAAAATAAAAGAAGCTGTAATAAAAGATCCGGATATTAAGGCGGTATTTATAATTAATCCGACATATTACGGAGCTGTATCTGATTTGAAAGAGATTATAAAATTCTGCCATAAAAAAGAAATAGTAGTATTGGTAGATGAGGCTCATGGGGCACACTTTCCATTTCACGATAATTTTCCTAAAAATGCCATGGCTTTAGGAGCGGACATGTCTGCAATAAGTATCCATAAAACAGGTGGATCTCTGACTCAAAGTTCGGTACTTCTCTTAAAAGGGGGACTCATAGATCAACAGAGGGTAAAGAAGATGCTGAATTTGACCCAGACTACAAGTGCTTCCTATCTTTTGATGACCAGCTTAGATGTAGCAAGAAAAACTTTGGTTACAGAAGGAAAGGGGATCTTTACCAATCTTTTAGATATGATATCTAAATTTAGAGAGGAACTAAATTTCATTCCAGGGATAAGATGTTTTAAATCGATATTATCGGATAAACTCTATGATTTTGATGAGACTAAGATAGGTATCAATCTCCATGGTCTTGGACTTACCGGATTTGAAGGTTATGACATCCTGAGGGAAAAATATAATATCCAGATGGAGTTAGCTGATACTCATAATATACTTGGGATAGCCAGTATAGGAGATCTTTGGGAAGACTATCAAAAACTCATAGATGCCCTGAAAGAGATGGCAAAAGATCATAAAGGAAATAATAAAACAATAGATTTTAATGAACTTGAAAGTCCGGAATTGGTAGTATCTCCAAGGGATGCTTTCTATTCGGAAACTGAAAGTATTTCATTAGAAAAAGCAATAGGCAAAGTAAGTGGAGAGTCCATTATGGTATACCCTCCAGGGATTCCACTGCTGATCCAAGGGGAACGAATTACAAAGGATTTGATAGACCATATATATTTTTTAAAGGAACAAAAGGCTGTTATAACTGGGATGAACGATAAAACATTGAACAATATAAGTATTTTAAAAGGAGAATAG
- a CDS encoding extracellular solute-binding protein: MKKSIVFILMLLALIGCGKEEQRNELYLFNWSDYIPDEVITDFENETGIKVITDYYSSNEEMYAKIKAGGDGYDITVPSTDYAEIMMKQGMLEKIEKSKISNLKELNEDIGSKISFDQNHDYIIPYSVGATGIAVNTKYVKDFERSFDIYNREDLKGKMTLLDDMREVMSSALIIAGHSPESSDPQDLADAQKIILGWKENILKFDSESFGKGFTNGEYLVVHGYYENIVAHMTDEQAENMVFFLPEKGAQMYIDSMVILKGAKNIENAYKFIDYIYRPEVYVKIVDYLETPSINIGANKLRETKPVYDVEDLKDAYLMKDLGEALTPQSEVWNEILTQ, translated from the coding sequence ATGAAAAAGAGTATTGTTTTTATTTTAATGTTACTAGCCTTGATAGGTTGTGGGAAAGAGGAGCAGAGAAACGAGTTATATCTATTTAACTGGTCGGATTATATTCCAGATGAAGTGATTACTGATTTTGAAAATGAAACAGGGATAAAGGTTATAACTGATTATTATTCTTCCAACGAAGAGATGTATGCAAAGATAAAGGCTGGAGGAGATGGTTATGATATAACTGTTCCATCTACTGACTATGCTGAAATCATGATGAAACAAGGGATGTTGGAAAAGATAGAAAAATCTAAAATTTCAAACCTGAAGGAACTGAATGAAGATATCGGATCTAAGATTAGTTTTGACCAAAATCACGACTATATCATCCCATATTCTGTAGGAGCAACTGGAATAGCTGTAAACACAAAATATGTAAAAGATTTTGAAAGGTCGTTTGATATATATAACAGGGAAGATCTAAAGGGAAAGATGACTCTTTTAGATGATATGAGAGAGGTTATGTCTAGTGCACTAATCATTGCAGGACATTCACCAGAATCTTCTGATCCACAAGACTTAGCGGATGCTCAAAAGATCATCTTAGGATGGAAGGAAAATATCTTAAAATTTGACAGTGAGAGTTTTGGAAAAGGATTTACAAATGGTGAGTATTTAGTGGTACATGGTTACTATGAAAATATAGTGGCTCATATGACTGATGAACAGGCTGAAAATATGGTGTTTTTCCTACCGGAAAAGGGAGCTCAGATGTATATAGACAGTATGGTTATACTAAAGGGAGCTAAAAATATTGAAAATGCCTACAAATTTATAGATTATATCTATAGACCGGAAGTATATGTAAAGATTGTAGATTATTTAGAAACTCCTTCTATAAATATAGGAGCAAATAAACTCAGAGAAACTAAACCTGTCTATGATGTAGAGGATCTAAAAGATGCTTACCTTATGAAAGATTTAGGAGAGGCATTGACACCTCAAAGTGAAGTTTGGAATGAAATTTTAACTCAATAA
- the speD gene encoding adenosylmethionine decarboxylase has product MTLETLGRHILIEFYNCNEEILASPELIEKHMNKAAEIANATIVNSVFHHFNPYGVSGAVIISESHLAIHTWPEYGYAAVDVFTCGDKINPWTAFDFLENVFEADRSESMEIPRGMVEKIRKFHPEQLGKVTFKPEDNQESVNY; this is encoded by the coding sequence ATGACGTTAGAAACTTTAGGTAGACATATTTTGATAGAATTTTATAACTGTAATGAAGAGATACTGGCGAGCCCGGAACTTATTGAAAAACATATGAATAAGGCGGCTGAGATAGCCAATGCGACTATAGTAAATTCGGTATTTCATCATTTTAACCCTTATGGAGTATCTGGAGCCGTTATCATCTCTGAATCTCACTTGGCTATTCATACTTGGCCGGAATATGGGTATGCAGCAGTAGATGTATTTACATGTGGAGACAAGATAAATCCATGGACAGCTTTTGATTTTTTAGAGAATGTATTTGAAGCAGATAGAAGTGAATCTATGGAGATCCCTAGAGGTATGGTGGAAAAGATCAGAAAATTCCACCCTGAACAACTGGGAAAGGTAACATTTAAACCGGAAGATAATCAAGAATCAGTTAATTATTAA